A region of Flavobacterium indicum GPTSA100-9 = DSM 17447 DNA encodes the following proteins:
- a CDS encoding flavin reductase family protein, which translates to MLSINPKELAPAKLQGYLQTAIAPRPIAFASTVDENGNPNLSPFSFFNVFSSNPPILVFSPARRVRDNTIKHTLINAQNTKEVVINVVNYDMAQQMSLSSTEYPDGVNEFEKAGFTMLASDVVQPFRVAESPVQFECKINEIIALGDQGGAGNLIICEVVKIHIREEVLGEDGMIDQHKIDVVSRLGSNWYSRANAGLFEVEKPLTTLGIGVDQIPAFIKESNHFNGNDLGKLGNIEKIPTEEEIAIFVKENFEVKAVLSADDIDKKFEKAKEYLDQNKVLNAWKLLLAEK; encoded by the coding sequence ATGTTAAGTATTAATCCGAAAGAACTTGCTCCTGCAAAATTACAAGGGTATTTACAAACAGCTATTGCACCTAGACCTATTGCGTTTGCTAGTACCGTAGACGAAAATGGCAATCCCAATCTATCACCATTTAGTTTTTTTAATGTCTTCAGTAGCAATCCTCCTATTTTAGTTTTTTCTCCTGCTAGAAGAGTTCGAGATAATACGATAAAACACACTTTAATTAACGCCCAAAACACAAAAGAAGTAGTTATAAATGTTGTGAATTATGACATGGCACAACAAATGAGTTTATCGAGCACGGAATATCCAGATGGCGTAAACGAATTTGAAAAAGCAGGATTTACGATGTTAGCTTCAGATGTTGTACAACCATTTAGAGTTGCAGAAAGTCCGGTTCAATTTGAATGTAAAATAAATGAAATAATTGCCTTAGGCGATCAAGGTGGCGCCGGAAACTTAATCATTTGCGAAGTTGTGAAAATCCACATTCGCGAAGAAGTTTTAGGTGAAGACGGCATGATTGACCAACACAAAATCGATGTAGTTTCCAGATTAGGAAGCAATTGGTACAGTAGAGCCAACGCTGGTTTATTTGAAGTGGAAAAACCATTAACAACTTTAGGAATTGGTGTGGATCAAATTCCAGCTTTTATAAAAGAAAGCAACCATTTTAATGGCAATGATTTAGGAAAATTAGGGAATATAGAAAAAATTCCAACTGAAGAAGAAATTGCTATCTTTGTAAAAGAAAATTTTGAAGTCAAAGCTGTTTTAAGTGCTGACGACATAGATAAAAAATTCGAAAAAGCAAAAGAATATTTAGACCAAAATAAAGTATTAAACGCCTGGAAATTATTATTAGCAGAAAAATAA